The following coding sequences are from one Scomber scombrus chromosome 20, fScoSco1.1, whole genome shotgun sequence window:
- the LOC134002149 gene encoding NACHT, LRR and PYD domains-containing protein 1b allele 3-like has protein sequence MINIECGSSSYSSLYIPITVSGPSHHQSRPTVFQDFTVCTDAGGIYAAPSDWSVWSESESGGDRKALVDMEAPVKVEHYSVTKTLPTHSHLQASSLNPGLRRKHTSSLPHSHSAPAFSKIPSAKNKNFTRAKSLPNILLKDSFEEFTPDITVDENEETYRFHCSCPGLYQCSVTGLVFHMEGEGDVVYRIVPWNHRLLAQHQKKPAGPLFDIKCLQQSVCQLHLPHCEIRSTGGCEVFSVAHVNDEGIEFITPHKITETHVIINITEFSGFGNVKDEDSPPDPVRALVLLFYRPPTDPDPESVLNVLLLPKNVVLRDVLRMRKKLVGDERYIDTSPHCKLIPKQEYTLSISPEDDSVQVQPTDAEFDEESYDNYFPSFQVNWEKNIKSIKLFLRDTNSSHSVWERRVCLLSTGVRKPCGQSALTSPSNERLMDIRTCFIDGISGPVLKSLLDKLFEKKVITESERESPDEMQNIRDKARFVIDTVRKKGEAASSEMIEFLCEVDPFLCEHLGLI, from the coding sequence ATGATCAACATTGAATGTGGCTCCAGCTCTTATagctctctgtacatacccattACTGTTTCTGGCCCTTCACATCACCAAAGCAGACCCACAGTCTTCCAGGACTTCACTGTCTGCACTGATGCAGGTGGAATATATGCGGCACCCAGTGACTGGTCTGTATGGTCTGAAAGTGAGTCAGGAGGTGACAGGAAAGCCCTGGTGGACATGGAGGCACCTGTTAAAGTTGAGCACTACTCTGTCACTAAAACCCTGCCAACACATTCCCACCTCCAAGCCTCTTCCTTGAATCCTGGTTTGAGGAGAAAACACACCAGCAGCTTGCCTCATTCACACAGTGCGCCTGCATTTAGTAAAATACCTTCTGCAAAGAACAAGAACTTTACAAGAGCAAAGAGCTTACCTAACATCTTGTTAAAAGACAGCTTTGAGGAGTTTACACCTGATATCACTGTtgatgaaaatgaggaaacctACAGGTTCCACTGCTCCTGTCCAGGCCTGTACCAGTGCAGTGTGACAGGTCTGGTGTTTCACATGGAGGGAGAAGGGGACGTGGTTTACAGGATTGTCCCCTGGAACCACAGGCTACTGGCCCAACATCAGAAGAAGCCTGCAGGACCCCTGTTTGACAtcaaatgtctccagcagtctGTGTGTCAGCTTCATCTCCCACACTGTGAGATTCGCTCCACAGGTGGATGTGAAGTCTTCTCAGTTGCTCATGTGAATGATGAGGGCATCGAGTTTATTACTCCTCATAAGATAACAGAAACTCATGTCATTATAAACATCACAGAGTTTTCTGGTTTTGGTAATGTCAAGGATGAAGACTCTCCTCCTGACCCGGTCCGAGCGCTGGTGCTGTTGTTCTACAGACCTCCaactgatcctgatcctgaatCTGTCCTCAATGTGTTGTTGCTACCAAAGAACGTCGTGCTGCGTGATGTGCTGCGAATGAGGAAGAAGTTAGTTGGAGATGAGAGGTACATCGACACATCTCCACACTGTAAACTGATCCCAAAGCAGGAGTACACACTGTCCATTAGTCCTGAAGACGACTCAGTTCAAGTTCAACCAACAGACGCAGAATTTGATGAGGAGTCCTACGACAACTACTTTCCATCATTCCAGGTgaactgggaaaaaaatatcaaaagtaTTAAGCTGTTTTTGAGAGACACCAACAGCTCACACAGTGTCTGGGAAAGACGCGTTTGTCTTTTGTCCACTGGAGTAAGAAAGCCTTGTGGGCAGAGCGCTCTGACTTCCCCTTCAAATGAGAGATTGATGGACATACGGACCTGCTTCATCGATGGGATATCAGGACCTGTTCTCAAAAGTCTGCTGGATAAGCTGTTTGAGAAAAAGGTGATAACTGAATCTGAGAGGGAGTCACCAGATGAGATGCAAAACATAAGAGACAAGGCTCGTTTTGTCATCGACACAGTGAGGAAGAAAGGTGAAGCTGCAAGTTCAGAGATGATTGAGTTTCTGTGTGAGGTCGACCCCTTCCTCTGTGAACATCTTGGGTTGATCTGA
- the ezh2 gene encoding histone-lysine N-methyltransferase EZH2 gives MVLTGKRSEKGPACWKRRVKSEYMRLRQLKRFRRADEVKSMFNSNRQKIMERTDILNQEWKTRRIQPVHIMTSVGSLRGTRECTVDSGFSEFPRQVIPLKTLNAVASVPVMYSWSPLQQNFMVEDETVLHNIPYMGDEVLDQDGTFIEELIKNYDGKVHGDRECGFINDEIFVELVSALSQYSDNEDDEEEEEPEFKVDKMELCDGKEHPEEPRKETIINNESRTSNDSTKKFPSDKIFEAISSMFPDKGSTEELKEKYKELTEQQLPGALPPECTPNIDGPNARSVQREQSLHSFHTLFCRRCFKYDCFLHPFHATPNTYKRKNLENLVDSKPCGVECYMYLVQDGMVREYPAGVVAERVKTPSKRTVGRRRGRLPNSSSRPSTPTVSSETKDTDSDHEGSKDDERDNDKDDDKDDDDKKDDNTSSSEGNSRCQTPVKMKLTSEAEAVDWSGAEASLFRVLIGTYYDNYCAIARLISTKTCRQVYEFRVKESSIIARAPAEDEDTPPRKKKRKHRLWATHCRKIQLKKDGSSNHVYNYQPCDHPRQPCDSSCPCVTAQNFCEKFCQCSSECQNRFPGCRCKAQCNTKQCPCYLAVRECDPDLCLTCGAAEHWDSKNVSCKNCSIQRGAKKHLLLAPSDVAGWGIFIKEPVQKNEFISEYCGEIISQDEADRRGKVYDKYMCSFLFNLNNDFVVDATRKGNKIRFANHSVNPNCYAKVMMVNGDHRIGIFAKRAIQTGEELFFDYRYSQADALKYVGIERELEIA, from the exons ATGGTGCTGACCGGGAAGCGTTCGGAGAAGGGCCCCGCCTGCTGGAAGAGGAGAGTGAAGTCTGAGTACATGAGGCTTCGGCAGCTGAAACGCTTCAGACGAGCCGACGAAGTCAAG AGCATGTTCAACTCCAATCGTCAGAAAATTATGGAGCGGACTGACATTTTGAACCAGGAGTGGAAGACAAGGCGGATCCAGCCGGTTCACATCATGACATCTGTCGGCTCCCTGAGAGGCACCCGAGAG TGCACAGTGGACAGCGGCTTCTCCGAGTTCCCGCGGCAGGTCATCCCCCTGAAGACCCTCAACGCTGTGGCCTCGGTCCCCGTCATGTACTCCTGGTCACCGCTGCAGCAGAActtcatg gTGGAGGATGAGACGGTGCTTCATAACATCCCTTACATGGGAGACGAGGTCTTGGACCAGGACGGCACTTTCATAGAAGAGCTCATCAAGAACTATGACGGCAAAGTCCACGGAGACAGAG agTGCGGCTTCATCAACGACGAGATCTTCGTGGAGTTGGTCAGCGCTCTGTCACAGTACAGTGACAACGAGgacgatgaggaggaagaagagccGGAATTCAAAGTAGACAAGATGGAGCTGTGTGACGGCAAGGAGCACCCAGAGGAGCCCCGCAAGGAAACCATCATCAACAATGAGA GCCGAACCAGCAACGACAGCACCAAGAAGTTTCCTTCGGACAAAATCTTTGAAGCCATCTCTTCCATGTTCCCCGACAAGGGCTCAACGGAGGAGCTGAAAGAGAA gtacAAGGAGCTGACGGAGCAGCAGCTGCCCGGCGCGCTGCCCCCTGAGTGCACGCCAAACATCGACGGCCCCAACGCTCGCTCTGTGCAGCGCGAGCAAAGCCTGCACTCCTTCCACACGCTGTTCTGTAGACGCTGCTTCAAATACGACTGCTTCCTCCACC CTTTCCACGCAACTCCAAACACGTACAAACGCAAGAACTTGGAGAACCTGGTGGACAGCAAACCCTGCGGCGTCGAATGCTACATGTACCTGGTGCAG GATGGGATGGTGAGAGAATACCCAGCAGGAGTAGTGGCAGAGCGAGTAAAGACTCCTTCCAAACGGACGGTTGGACGCCGCCGCGGCCGACTGCCCAACAGCAGCAGCCGACCGAGCACACCAACCGTTTCCTCGGAGACCAAAGACACCGACAGCGACCATGAAGGCAGCAAAGATGACGAGCGGGACAACGACAAAGACGACGACAAAGACGATGACGACAAGAAGGACGACAACACCAGCAGCTCCG AGGGAAACTCACGCTGCCAGACTCCGGTGAAGATGAAGCTGACCAGTGAGGCCGAGGCAGTGGATTGGAGCGGGGCCGAGGCTTCTCTGTTCAGGGTTCTCATCGGGACTTACTACGACAACTACTGCGCCATCGCACGACTCATAAGCACCAAGACCTGCAGACAG GTTTATGAGTTCAGGGTCAAGGAGTCGAGCATCATCGCTCGCGCTCCTGCTGAAGACGAGGACACACCAccgaggaagaagaagaggaaacacagaCTGTGGGCGACTCACTGCAGGAAGATCCAGCTGAAGAAAG ATGGCTCGTCCAATCACGTGTATAATTACCAACCATGTGACCACCCACGGCAGCCCTGTGACTCCTCCTGTCCCTGCGTCACCGCTCAAAACTTCTGCGAGAAGTTTTGCCAGTGCAGCTCTGAGT GTCAGAACCGGTTCCCAGGCTGTCGGTGCAAAGCTCAGTGTAACACCAAGCAGTGTCCCTGCTACCTGGCGGTCAGGGAGTGTGACCCTGACCTCTGCCTCACCTGCGGCGCTGCGGAACACTGGGACAGCAAGAACGTCTCCTGCAAGAACTGCTCCATCCAGAGAGGAGCCAAGAAG CACCTCCTGCTCGCCCCGTCAGATGTGGCCGGTTGGGGAATCTTCATCAAAGAGCCGGTCCAGAAGAACGAGTTCATCTCTGAGTACTGTGGAGAG ATAATCTCTCAGGATGAAGCGGACCGCAGAGGGAAAGTCTACGACAAATATATGTGCAGCTTCCTGTTTAACCTCAACAACG aCTTTGTTGTTGATGCCACGAGAAAAGGAAACAAGATCCGCTTTGCAAACCATTCTGTTAATCCTAACTGCTATGCAAAAG TGATGATGGTGAACGGGGATCACAGGATCGGGATCTTTGCTAAGAGAGCCATCCAGACTGGAGAGGAGCTGTTCTTTGACTACAG gtacAGCCAGGCGGACGCTCTGAAGTACGTCGGTATCGAGCGGGAGTTGGAGATCGCTTGA